Proteins encoded together in one Triticum dicoccoides isolate Atlit2015 ecotype Zavitan chromosome 7B, WEW_v2.0, whole genome shotgun sequence window:
- the LOC119339141 gene encoding uncharacterized protein LOC119339141 has protein sequence MAAASLDPPDPLDYMYVRFHYFGYFVRKDGHVDYPGEIQVEMFIPRDMLSYAELCLYAEDLHRVERGHCKGNYTYKLHWLVPGENLSNGLLFLQDNDSVAQVDNAISYGDFADIYVEELEHVGESDLHIMEAIQEHFEQEDTCQRETAYSYEALVTVAVGETYSGHRGTRMPLIDVQFVGTNVVDEMILTHMASAAEEEANAKSSPNAVTSRPAKLPVRRSSTSQTVAPEATATPPPEATTTTTEAQAAATETTSTAFEAQVDASEAPGRVNKLNRAPMENADEEGEDESDLDYEPGSECSSAEESEAEQVRKLAREIRRQKRAKKLGKGVGPVVKDDNVIEGASGDEDLDGGNDVDEFESDDDCSYDEESDGEGGTSLLRKQSQLKRFDSKAEIPSFQLGMVFRGRTQMKKALINYGIKTHRHIGFTKDENNKVRAHCTWPGCKWMIYASKTSRNKWMQVSTFIDDHNCIPRRDNKLVTSTVIAKRYGRLIKSNPSWKLEEIKKTVLIEMFADVTIAQCKRAKRMVLSKLLDSSKGEYSKVFDYQLELLRSNPGSTVAVKLDQDEKDDTHVFQRFYICFDASKKGFLAGCKQVIGLDGCFFKGACYGQLLCALGRDANNQMYPIAWAIVEKETYPSWFWFLAKLNKDLKIKNEGDGWVFTSDQQKGLIGAIEDIFPKSEHRMCARHIYANWKKKHPDHDLQKRFWRCAKSSNRSIFNYNRARLAQFTVEGAKDMMNTAPEHWCRAYMKLGSNCDSVDNNMCESFNNWILEARYLPCISMLEWIRQKNMVRIQENRTKAEKWEGAVCPNVFKKLKQNIKRSGNCDVLWNGKEGFEVLEHEKFKFTLNLDAWTCSCRYWQLSGLPCCHAISAIYKTGRKIDDYIAKCYSIEVYNKIYSHCLEPLEGEESWPRSDRVKPAPPGYISLPGRPKTERRREEGEAPKGIR, from the exons ATGGCCGCAG CTTCTTTGGATCCTCCCGATCCACTTGATTACATGTATGTGAGATTCCATTACTTCGGCTATTTTGTGAGGAAGGATGGACATGTTGATTACCCAGGAGAGATACAAGTAGAGATGTTTATTCCAAGAGACATGCTAAGTTATGCAGAATTGTGTTTATATGCTGAAGATTTGCATCGAGTAGAAAGAGGTCACTGCAAAGGAAACTATACCTACAAGCTGCACTGGTTAGTTCCAGGGGAAAACCTGTCAAATGGACTTCTTTTTCTGCAAGACAATGATTCAGTTGCACAAGTGGACAATGCAATTTCATATGGTGATTTTGCTGACATTTACGTGGAGGAGTTGGAGCATGTAGGTGAGTCTGATCTGCACATTATGGAAGCAATTCAAGAGCATTTTGAGCAGGAGGACACATGTCAGAGGGAGACTGCATATAGTTATGAAGCTTTGGTCACAGTTGCTGTTGGTGAAACTTACTCCGGGCATAGAGGGACAAGAATGCCATTGATTGATGTGCAGTTTGTAGGAACAAATGTTGTTGATGAGATGATATTAACACATATGGCTAGTGCTGCAGAAGAAGAAGCAAATGCAAAATCCTCCCCTAATGCAGTTACTAGTAGACCTGCTAAGTTGCCAGTCAGGAGAAGTTCTACAAGTCAAACGGTGGCACCTGAAGCAACAGCAACACCACCACCTGAAGCAACAACAACTACAACTGAAGCACAAGCAGCTGCAACTGAAACAACATCTACTGCATTTGAAGCACAAGTTGATGCATCAGAAGCACCCGGGAGGGTTAATAAACTAAATAGAGCTCCAATGGAAAATGCAGATGAGGAGGGTGAGGATGAGAGTGACCTGGACTATGAACCTGGCTCTGAGTGCAGCTCTGCTGAAGAATCGGAAGCAGAGCAGGTGAGAAAACTAGCAAGAGAAATTAGGAGGCAAAAAAGGGCTAAGAAACTAGGGAAGGGAGTTGGTCCTGTAGTCAAAGATGACAATGTCATTGAAGGTGCATCTGGTGATGAAGATTTGGATGGAGGCAATGATGTGGATGAGTTTGAGTCAGACGATGATTGCTCATATGATGAAGAGAGTGATGGAGAGGGAGGGACAAGCCTGTTGAGGAAACAAAGTCAATTGAAAAGATTTGATAGCAAGGCAGAAATCCCTTCCTTTCAGCTAGGTATGGTTTTCAGAGGGAGAACTCAAATGAAGAAAGCACTGATAAACTATGGTATCAAAACACATAGGCATATAGGCTTTACAAAAGATGAAAACAACAAGGTGAGGGCACATTGTACTTGGCCTGGATGCAAGTGGATGATATATGCATCTAAAACATCTAGAAACAAATGGATGCAAGTTTCCACATTTATAGATGACCACAACTGCATTCCTCGAAGAGACAATAAACTGGTTACCTCTACTGTCATTGCAAAGAGATATGGTAGGCTAATAAAATCAAATCCAAGTTGGAAGTTGGAGGAAATAAAGAAAACTGTGCTCATTGAAATGTTTGCAGATGTGACCATTGCACAATGCAAAAGGGCTAAGAGGATGGTCCTTTCAAAGTTACTGGATTCCTCGAAAGGAGAATATTCCAAGGTGTTTGACTATCAACTAGAGCTACTAAGGTCAAACCCAGGAAGCACCGTTGCGGTGAAATTGGACCAAGATGAGAAGGACGACACTCATGTGTTCCAAAGATTTTACATCTGCTTTGATGCAAGCAAAAAGGGGTTTCTTGCTGGTTGTAAACAAGTCATAGGTCTTGATGGATGTTTTTTTAAGGGTGCATGTTATGGTCAGCTGCTTTGTGCTCTGGGTAGAGATGCAAATAATCAAATGTACCCCATAGCATGGGCCATTGTGGAGAAGGAGACTTACCCGTCATGGTTTTGGTTCCTTGCAAAGCTCAATAAAGATTTGAAGATCAAGAATGAGGGTGATGGCTGGGTGTTTACATCAGATCAACAGAAGGGCCTGATTGGTGCTATAGAGGATATTTTCCCTAAGTCAGAGCATAGGATGTGTGCAAGGCACATATATGCAAACTGGAAAAAAAAGCACCCAGATCATGATCTACAGAAGAGGTTTTGGAGGTGTGCTAAGTCTTCGAATAGATCTATATTCAACTATAATAGAGCAAGACTTGCACAGTTTACTGTTGAAGGTGCAAAGGACATGATGAATACTGCTCCAGAGCATTGGTGTAGGGCATACATGAAGCTAGGCTCCAACTGCGACTCAGTGGATAATAACATGTGTGAGTCCTTTAATAATTGGATCTTGGAAGCAAGGTATCTCCCATGCATCTCTATGCTAGAGTGGATCAGACAGAAGAACATGGTGAGGATACAAGAAAATAGAACTAAAGCTGAGAAATGGGAAGGGGCCGTTTGTCCTAATGTATTCAAAAAACTGAAACAGAACatcaagagatcaggaaattgtgaTGTCCTCTGGAATGGCAAAGAGGGGTTTGAGGTACTTGAACATGAGAAGTTCAAATTCACTTTGAACTTGGATGCATGGACATGCTCATGCAGATACTGGCAACTTTCTGGCCTGCCATGTTGTCACGCAATAAGTGCTATCTACAAAACTGGCAGGAAAATAGATGATTACATTGCCAAGTGCTACTCTATTGAAGTGTACAACAAAATATATTCCCACTGTTTGGAACCCTTGGAGGGGGAAGAAAGTTGGCCAAGATCAGATCGAGTAAAGCCTGCACCTCCAGGGTACATTAGCTTGCCAGGCAGGCCAAAGACAGAGAGACGAAGAGAGGAGGGAGAAGCACCAAAGGGAATAAGATGA
- the LOC119335314 gene encoding uncharacterized protein LOC119335314, which translates to MAGNGSAPGAVTAGELAAVLQAMDEKYQLLFDAISKQAGNSRSEVEAKEEIHPLQMPHVKLEGPENYVSWAEHAETILVSRKLEAYILGTVEKPMDESSKEGQKWKMTNALVRAWLLSSLSPQIAKQVERIKEASEIWRLLKGTFSGVGNKMLACKIQKELQDLCQGEKTVVDYVSELKRLWSDLDYYDPIEMECGKCIEKYNKWTERRRFRDFLNGLNPKFENRRATLYGSGKLPPLEQAISAIISEETRLKLEVGGLSMQGIAQRRSALLVTENANNQRFGLNTSERNCFECGQPGHIRSSCPQLFGSGRGRGQNWRGRGRGRGLGGRGIGFLPCSRQGKCLGYGR; encoded by the coding sequence ATGGCAGGCAATGGTAGTGCTCCAGGGGCAGTCACAGCAGGGGAGCTTGCTGCTGTCTTGCAGGCCATGGATGAGAAATATCAGCTGTTGTTTGATGCGATTAGCAAGCAAGCAGGGAACTCAAGATCAGAAGTGGAGGCAAAAGAGGAGATACATCCTTTGCAAATGCCCCATGTAAAATTAGAAGGACCAGAAAATTATGTGAGCTGGGCAGAGCATGCGGAGACCATCTTGGTTTCCAGGAAGCTTGAAGCTTACATTCTAGGCACAGTGGAGAAGCCTATGGATGAGAGTTCCAAAGAAGGTCAGAAGTGGAAGATGACAAATGCACTAGTGAGGGCGTGGTTATTGAGCTCTCTATCACCTCAGATTGCCAAACAAGTTGAAAGGATTAAAGAAGCTTCTGAAATTTGGAGGTTATTGAAAGGGACATTCTCAGGAGTAGGAAACAAAATGCTTGCTTGCAAGATTCAAAAGGAGTTACAAGATTTGTGCCAAGGCGAGAAGACGGTGGTTGACTATGTTTCTGAACTAAAACGACTTTGGAGCGATCTGGATTATTATGATCCAATCGAGATGGAGTGTGGCAAATGTATTGAAAAATACAATAAATGGACAGAGAGAAGGCGTTTTAGGGATTTTCTGAATGGACTTAATCCCAAATTTGAGAATAGGAGGGCAACACTTTATGGCAGTGGCAAGTTACCTCCTTTGGAGCAAGCGATATCTGCGATCATTAGCGAGGAGACACGCCTGAAATTGGAGGTTGGAGGACTATCTATGCAGGGCATAGCACAGAGGCGTTCAGCCCTTCTTGTCACAGAAAATGCAAATAACCAACGGTTTGGGTTGAACACATCCGAAAGAAATTGCTTTGAGTGTGGCCAGCCAgggcatataagatcatcttgtccTCAATTATTTGGGAGTGGACGTGGAAGAGGTCAAAACTGGCGCGGCAGAGGTCGTGGACGGGGGCTTGGTGGGCGTGGTATTGGTTTTTTGCCGTGCAGCAGGCAGGGCAAATGCCTCGGTTATGGTAGATGA